In one window of bacterium DNA:
- a CDS encoding GNAT family N-acetyltransferase — protein sequence MARGLNVRALRPRDRHAALAHLEAAPRLNLALIDLVLRLGGSGSRREARPELMAVWQDSRLVGLAALRPSVMLDALAEPAALEALFPHLSGVGSGLVKSTEDRVGPLWNWLERRGHRALLDRIEISYAVEPAALRPAEPSHGWTVRSAGSEDLDALVEAARESLREEDRPDPSKGDPAGFRRWVQGRLPRAVVGEREGKLGFVGYADVQCPRGWLLQGVFTWPEVRRQGAGAAGVSELCRRAFENRAEHVQLAVVEGNVAAEKLYARLGFEPHARLRTLLFV from the coding sequence GTGGCTCGAGGGCTCAACGTCCGCGCCCTGCGCCCCCGCGATCGGCACGCCGCGTTGGCCCATCTCGAGGCCGCGCCGAGGCTCAATCTGGCTCTGATCGATCTGGTCCTGCGGCTGGGTGGCTCCGGCTCCCGGCGAGAAGCGCGGCCCGAGCTGATGGCGGTATGGCAGGATTCTCGCCTCGTGGGCCTTGCTGCGCTGCGCCCCAGCGTGATGCTCGATGCGCTGGCCGAGCCGGCGGCCCTGGAAGCGCTCTTCCCACATCTCTCGGGCGTGGGCTCGGGGTTGGTCAAGAGCACCGAGGACCGGGTCGGCCCACTCTGGAATTGGCTCGAGCGGCGCGGCCACCGCGCGCTTCTCGATCGCATCGAGATCAGCTACGCGGTCGAGCCTGCGGCGCTTCGTCCAGCCGAGCCATCTCATGGCTGGACGGTGCGAAGTGCAGGGAGCGAAGATCTCGATGCCCTCGTCGAAGCCGCTCGGGAGAGCTTGCGTGAGGAAGATCGCCCCGATCCCTCGAAGGGCGACCCGGCCGGCTTCCGTCGCTGGGTCCAGGGCCGCCTTCCCCGTGCCGTGGTCGGAGAGCGCGAAGGCAAGCTCGGTTTCGTGGGCTACGCCGATGTCCAATGCCCGCGTGGTTGGCTCTTGCAGGGTGTGTTCACCTGGCCCGAGGTGAGACGTCAAGGTGCCGGAGCGGCCGGAGTGAGCGAGCTCTGCCGCCGAGCGTTCGAGAACCGGGCCGAACACGTCCAACTCGCCGTGGTCGAGGGAAACGTCGCTGCAGAGAAGCTCTACGCTCGGCTAGGATTCGAGCCGCACGCGCGCCTGCGAACGCTACTGTTCGTCTGA
- a CDS encoding ATP phosphoribosyltransferase, with protein sequence MSSKRRRILRLGLPKGSLQETTARLFELAGYNIRFPSRSYYPEIDDLEIECILIRAQEMARYVEQGVLDAGITGVDWVQENGAKVKELADLKAPWPNYRTVRWLLAVKDGSKIRSVKDLQGKRIATEAVGLTRRYLKKHGVKAEIEFSYGATEVKPPILADAIVDVSETGSSIRANNLRVLDTVLETTPRFIANKESVKDAWKQAKLDRLLLMLKGAITAAGRVGLKLNTRRKDLDAVLAVLPALGTPTISALADDEWVALEIIVEETVVRHLLPELVELGAEGIVEYPINKIIH encoded by the coding sequence GTGAGTTCCAAACGCCGCCGCATTCTGCGCCTGGGCCTGCCAAAGGGCAGCCTCCAGGAGACGACCGCCCGGCTCTTCGAGCTGGCCGGCTACAACATCCGTTTTCCCTCGCGCTCGTACTATCCGGAGATCGACGATCTGGAGATCGAGTGCATCCTGATCCGAGCTCAGGAAATGGCGCGCTACGTGGAGCAAGGCGTTCTCGACGCCGGTATCACGGGTGTCGATTGGGTGCAGGAGAACGGCGCCAAGGTCAAGGAGCTGGCCGATCTGAAGGCGCCCTGGCCGAACTACCGCACCGTTCGTTGGCTCCTGGCCGTCAAGGACGGTTCGAAGATCCGCTCCGTCAAGGATCTACAAGGGAAGCGGATCGCCACCGAGGCCGTTGGTCTGACGCGTCGCTACCTGAAGAAGCACGGCGTGAAGGCCGAGATCGAGTTCTCCTACGGCGCCACCGAGGTGAAGCCACCGATCCTGGCGGATGCGATCGTCGACGTCTCCGAGACGGGCTCGAGCATTCGCGCGAACAACCTGCGAGTCCTCGATACGGTGCTCGAGACCACCCCGCGTTTCATCGCCAATAAGGAGTCCGTGAAGGACGCCTGGAAACAGGCCAAGCTCGATCGGTTGCTGTTGATGCTGAAAGGCGCGATTACAGCCGCTGGACGTGTCGGCCTGAAGCTGAACACGCGGCGCAAGGATCTCGACGCGGTTCTCGCAGTGCTGCCCGCCCTGGGTACACCGACCATCTCCGCCCTCGCCGACGACGAATGGGTTGCCCTGGAGATCATCGTCGAGGAGACCGTGGTGCGTCATCTCCTGCCCGAGCTCGTCGAGCTCGGGGCGGAAGGCATCGTCGAGTACCCGATCAACAAGATCATTCATTGA
- a CDS encoding zinc ribbon domain-containing protein, with the protein MSHAFRRFRAWRRELFMGGLIMALAFAATAQPQNRTPDVPIGDGVIRGRVLQAEGGTPLPEVEVALYALSAEGLPGMRRATSDSQGRFAFENISRDGNLAYLLGASFRGIPFPGGRITFAAGETERQADIRIAPISADSSALTAGTAELRLQRTGTGLRLIETLQIENPGPHTFHVGAADRQSAAPALRARLPDSARNFQMPLGVIPDGVERKDRDLSWWGPVHSGSQELSFSFEVGIPDSASNERIDFTWELPSGASALRLWIPVGAELETPGFTAVELKPGEGSGFLAFEAGPTPPGTRLAIALSVPPAKLAEDAVVLKEVRDLLAVDDAAMAVNETHVLEITGEARVLGTADAPLHFIPIPSGITRLRFGADGRGISLLPDERGGLAVIGETPPGTLTVEVTYQVQVDAFPIAFDRSWPVRVPLLSIFVADPGNLAPASDRLHRRRPVRTSDLTYMHLEAYEIAAEEAVNLRIDRRPPRTQLPTVVFRGGIALCGALVLVLLVTPLWREHSGAGLAGDTETAAGREREAVVAALRDLDHDFETGKVENEDYGTLRDELRARAIELMREEREVPTSAAAPGSTAVCSECGAAPDTSHRFCARCGAALPAANG; encoded by the coding sequence GTGAGCCACGCATTTCGGCGATTCCGGGCCTGGCGGCGTGAACTCTTCATGGGCGGCCTCATCATGGCGCTGGCTTTCGCGGCGACAGCCCAGCCCCAGAATCGAACGCCGGACGTTCCGATCGGGGATGGCGTCATCCGCGGACGCGTCCTTCAGGCCGAAGGCGGCACACCACTGCCCGAGGTCGAGGTCGCCCTTTACGCGCTCTCTGCCGAGGGGCTCCCGGGAATGCGCAGGGCGACCAGCGATTCCCAGGGACGGTTCGCATTCGAGAACATCTCGCGCGATGGCAATCTCGCGTACTTGCTAGGTGCCAGTTTTCGGGGCATTCCGTTCCCCGGCGGGCGCATCACCTTCGCCGCGGGAGAGACGGAGCGTCAGGCCGACATCCGGATCGCTCCGATCTCCGCGGATTCCAGCGCGCTCACCGCCGGCACGGCAGAGCTTCGGCTGCAACGGACGGGCACGGGATTGCGCCTGATCGAAACCCTGCAGATCGAGAACCCGGGTCCCCACACATTTCACGTGGGTGCGGCTGACCGCCAGAGCGCCGCGCCCGCCCTCCGCGCGCGGCTGCCGGACAGCGCCCGCAATTTCCAGATGCCTCTCGGAGTGATCCCGGATGGCGTCGAGAGAAAGGATCGCGACCTTTCCTGGTGGGGCCCCGTGCATTCGGGCAGCCAGGAACTGTCGTTCTCGTTCGAGGTCGGAATCCCGGATTCCGCGAGCAACGAGCGGATCGATTTCACCTGGGAACTGCCGAGCGGCGCCTCGGCGCTCCGGCTCTGGATCCCGGTCGGTGCGGAACTCGAGACCCCGGGCTTCACCGCGGTCGAACTGAAGCCGGGCGAGGGCTCGGGCTTTCTGGCCTTCGAGGCTGGCCCCACCCCACCGGGTACCCGCCTGGCCATCGCCCTGAGCGTTCCCCCGGCGAAGCTCGCAGAAGACGCAGTCGTGCTGAAAGAGGTGCGAGACCTTCTGGCCGTCGACGATGCCGCCATGGCGGTGAACGAAACCCACGTCCTCGAGATCACTGGCGAAGCCCGTGTACTCGGCACGGCCGACGCGCCTCTGCATTTCATCCCGATCCCATCAGGCATCACCCGGTTGCGATTTGGCGCGGACGGGCGCGGCATCTCGTTGCTGCCCGACGAACGTGGCGGACTGGCCGTCATCGGCGAAACGCCGCCCGGCACACTCACGGTCGAAGTCACCTACCAGGTGCAGGTCGATGCATTCCCCATCGCCTTCGATCGAAGCTGGCCCGTGCGGGTACCGTTGCTGTCGATCTTCGTGGCCGATCCGGGAAATCTGGCCCCGGCATCGGACCGTCTCCACCGGCGGCGCCCGGTACGCACCTCCGACCTGACCTACATGCACCTGGAGGCCTACGAGATCGCAGCCGAGGAGGCCGTGAACCTGCGCATCGATCGCCGGCCGCCAAGAACCCAGTTGCCGACGGTCGTGTTCCGGGGCGGTATCGCGTTATGCGGCGCCCTGGTTCTGGTCCTGCTCGTGACGCCGCTGTGGCGCGAGCACAGCGGTGCAGGCCTGGCCGGCGACACGGAAACCGCGGCCGGCCGGGAACGCGAAGCGGTCGTTGCCGCCCTGCGCGATCTCGACCACGACTTCGAGACCGGCAAGGTCGAAAACGAAGACTACGGAACGCTGCGTGACGAGCTGCGCGCTCGTGCGATCGAACTGATGCGGGAAGAACGCGAAGTGCCAACATCGGCCGCTGCCCCCGGGAGCACCGCCGTCTGTAGCGAATGTGGCGCCGCGCCCGATACCAGCCACCGTTTCTGCGCCCGATGCGGAGCGGCGTTGCCGGCGGCCAACGGGTGA
- a CDS encoding biotin/lipoyl-binding carrier protein, whose translation MPTDVEAQITGSVWKIEKGVGDAVEEEDVILILESMKMEIPVEAPCEGRLSEIRVNEGDNVEEGTVLAVIAD comes from the coding sequence ATGCCGACCGATGTCGAGGCCCAGATCACCGGCAGCGTGTGGAAGATCGAGAAGGGCGTCGGGGATGCCGTCGAGGAGGAGGACGTGATCCTGATCCTCGAATCGATGAAGATGGAGATTCCGGTCGAGGCGCCCTGCGAGGGCAGACTCTCCGAAATCCGCGTGAATGAGGGCGACAACGTCGAGGAGGGCACTGTCCTCGCCGTGATCGCTGACTAG
- the hisI gene encoding phosphoribosyl-AMP cyclohydrolase, whose product MICPNPPDFEKRGGLVTAIAQDHATGEILMVAYMNEAAFEKTLELGEVVYWSTSRNELWHKGESSGNTQILKELRIDCDADAVLVRVEQKGGAACHTGKRSCFFRAWNGEDWDDDGEQVFDPAEVYGK is encoded by the coding sequence ATGATCTGCCCGAACCCCCCGGACTTCGAAAAACGGGGCGGCCTGGTCACGGCCATTGCCCAGGATCACGCGACCGGTGAGATCCTGATGGTGGCCTACATGAACGAGGCCGCCTTCGAGAAAACCCTCGAGCTTGGTGAGGTGGTGTATTGGAGCACCTCACGGAACGAGTTGTGGCACAAGGGCGAGAGCAGCGGAAACACGCAGATCCTGAAGGAGCTGCGGATCGATTGTGACGCCGACGCGGTACTCGTCCGCGTGGAGCAGAAGGGCGGCGCGGCCTGCCATACGGGCAAGCGCAGCTGCTTCTTCCGGGCCTGGAATGGCGAAGACTGGGACGACGATGGAGAGCAGGTCTTCGATCCTGCTGAGGTGTACGGCAAGTGA
- the ffh gene encoding signal recognition particle protein — MLETLTDGFKRARERLGGVRILDEENVKEALGEVRSSLLEADVDYAVVKDFLARVQTKALGEKVETRVKDAQGQQLKTTPGQHFVAVCEEELVALMGPVDPELARDDAGVTSIMLLGLQGVGKTTIAAKLARHLSKEGRKPLLVAADVYRPAAVLQLQQLGESIDVPVHAGAEGEAPASICRAAREHARSAGFDAIIYDTAGRLAIDDELMVELEGISEVTKPANALLVCDALMGRDAVNVAQAFSERLHLDGLVLTKLDGDSRGGAALAVKTVTGVPIKFIGTGETVDRLEPFRPEGMASRILGMGDIVGLVKDFEEVVDTQKAEEDAERMLKGQFGMDDLLAQLKTIQKMGPLKDVLGKLPMFGDMADQVDERELTKVESMIQSMTVGERQKPAVIDKSRAQRIARGSGRAPKDVTDLITRFSQMRKMMASLGSGGGLLSKIPGMGKLSGAGMGGDIDPAALMGGMPGMPGGNRKMRRAQNKGQKKNKRKSARAARRKGRKK; from the coding sequence ATGCTCGAGACCCTCACCGATGGCTTCAAGCGCGCCCGGGAGCGCCTGGGCGGCGTTCGCATCCTGGATGAGGAGAACGTCAAGGAAGCGCTCGGGGAGGTGCGTTCTTCCCTTCTGGAAGCCGATGTCGACTACGCCGTCGTCAAGGATTTCCTGGCCCGGGTCCAGACGAAGGCGCTCGGCGAAAAGGTCGAGACCCGCGTCAAGGACGCTCAGGGTCAGCAGCTGAAGACCACGCCTGGCCAGCACTTCGTCGCGGTCTGCGAGGAAGAACTGGTCGCCCTGATGGGACCGGTCGATCCAGAGCTCGCGCGGGACGATGCCGGCGTCACCTCCATCATGCTGCTCGGCCTCCAGGGTGTCGGCAAGACGACCATCGCTGCGAAGCTCGCGCGCCACCTCTCGAAGGAAGGGCGCAAGCCGCTGCTGGTCGCTGCGGATGTCTACCGACCGGCGGCGGTCCTGCAGCTGCAGCAGCTCGGCGAGAGCATCGACGTGCCGGTTCACGCTGGGGCGGAAGGCGAAGCACCCGCCTCGATCTGTCGCGCTGCCCGGGAGCACGCGCGCAGCGCCGGCTTCGACGCGATCATCTACGACACCGCGGGGCGTCTCGCCATCGACGACGAGTTGATGGTGGAACTCGAAGGCATCTCCGAGGTGACGAAGCCCGCCAACGCCCTGCTCGTCTGCGATGCCCTGATGGGCCGGGACGCGGTCAACGTGGCCCAGGCGTTCTCCGAACGTCTGCATCTCGACGGCCTGGTGCTCACCAAGCTGGACGGCGATTCCCGCGGTGGTGCAGCCCTTGCCGTCAAGACCGTCACCGGCGTGCCCATCAAATTCATCGGCACGGGCGAGACCGTCGACCGCCTCGAACCCTTCCGCCCGGAAGGCATGGCCTCACGCATCCTCGGCATGGGCGACATCGTCGGCCTGGTGAAGGACTTCGAGGAGGTCGTCGACACCCAGAAGGCCGAAGAAGACGCCGAGCGCATGCTGAAGGGTCAGTTCGGAATGGACGACCTGCTGGCCCAGCTGAAGACGATCCAGAAGATGGGCCCGCTGAAGGACGTGCTCGGCAAGCTCCCCATGTTCGGAGACATGGCCGACCAGGTAGACGAGCGCGAACTCACCAAGGTCGAATCGATGATCCAATCGATGACGGTCGGCGAACGCCAGAAGCCCGCGGTGATCGACAAGAGCCGGGCCCAACGCATCGCCCGGGGAAGCGGCCGGGCGCCCAAGGACGTCACCGATCTGATCACGCGGTTCTCCCAGATGCGGAAGATGATGGCATCGCTCGGCTCAGGGGGCGGATTGCTCTCGAAGATCCCGGGGATGGGCAAGCTCTCCGGTGCCGGAATGGGGGGCGACATCGACCCGGCAGCACTGATGGGCGGAATGCCGGGCATGCCGGGCGGCAATCGGAAGATGCGCCGTGCCCAGAACAAGGGGCAGAAGAAGAACAAGCGGAAGTCCGCCCGCGCGGCCCGGCGCAAGGGCCGGAAGAAATGA
- the ccmD gene encoding heme exporter protein CcmD: MSYVIAAYGLTVAGIAGYALYLARERAALRRELAFGEESNPG, encoded by the coding sequence GTGAGTTACGTCATTGCGGCCTATGGCCTCACCGTCGCAGGCATCGCTGGCTACGCGCTGTACCTGGCACGAGAGCGTGCAGCGCTTCGCCGCGAACTCGCCTTTGGCGAAGAATCAAATCCTGGTTGA
- a CDS encoding ABC transporter ATP-binding protein, protein MRSGVAGGQRVSQATHAIEARGLSRRFGPLVALQPLDLDVPCGSTLAVLGPNGAGKSTLLRLIAGLARPSAGTIRLGGASGHGGAADDRIARRRRIGLIGHATFLYPALTARENLILAGRLWSVDDPESRAATLLDEQDLSASADRPVGGFSRGMAQRVAIARALVHDPAILLLDEPFTGLDPTAADRLTVQLKAARDGGRTSVLVTHDLSRAADLADRTLILKHGAVRSIVPEALANRDSLDAAYREAIASPSPS, encoded by the coding sequence ATGCGGAGCGGCGTTGCCGGCGGCCAACGGGTGAGCCAGGCCACCCACGCGATCGAGGCCCGCGGACTCAGCCGCCGCTTCGGTCCCCTGGTGGCGTTGCAACCTCTGGATCTGGATGTCCCCTGCGGCTCGACGTTGGCCGTGTTGGGCCCGAACGGTGCTGGCAAGTCGACCCTGTTGCGGCTCATCGCCGGCCTGGCGCGGCCCTCCGCTGGGACGATCCGCCTGGGCGGCGCCAGCGGGCATGGGGGTGCAGCCGATGATCGGATTGCTCGCCGCCGCCGGATCGGTTTGATCGGCCACGCGACCTTCCTGTATCCGGCCCTCACGGCGCGCGAGAACCTGATCCTGGCCGGCCGTCTCTGGAGCGTCGACGATCCGGAATCCCGAGCCGCGACCCTGCTCGATGAACAGGATCTCAGCGCATCGGCCGACCGCCCGGTGGGAGGCTTCTCCCGAGGGATGGCTCAACGGGTCGCCATTGCGCGGGCGCTGGTCCACGACCCGGCCATCCTGCTGTTGGACGAGCCGTTCACCGGCCTGGACCCGACCGCCGCGGATCGTCTGACGGTTCAGCTCAAGGCCGCGCGGGACGGTGGGCGAACCTCCGTGCTCGTCACCCACGATCTCTCCCGAGCCGCCGACCTGGCGGACCGTACGCTGATTCTCAAGCACGGGGCCGTCAGATCCATCGTGCCCGAGGCCCTGGCCAATCGCGACAGCCTCGACGCGGCCTATCGTGAGGCGATCGCGAGCCCGTCACCGTCATGA
- a CDS encoding ABC transporter permease has protein sequence MSVFWTVLWKDLLTEWRSRDRLVAMLVFALLVVVVLYFAAPPGQAGSAREHVPGLLWVAYVFAIVLGLSRSFGMELENEALSGLALAPVDRGWIFLGKAGANLTLVLIMQAVAAFAFALAFGLNLWPVALPLAGIAFLGAVGLCSLGTLFSAMAVRTSNREMILPLLMLPLMVPVLLGAVQATRGLLAEGELPFSALQLLLVTDGVFLIVSFLGFEYVLDE, from the coding sequence ATGAGTGTGTTCTGGACCGTGCTCTGGAAGGATCTCCTCACAGAGTGGCGCAGCCGCGATCGGTTGGTCGCCATGCTGGTCTTCGCCTTGCTCGTCGTCGTGGTGCTCTACTTCGCCGCGCCTCCCGGGCAGGCCGGCTCCGCACGCGAGCATGTGCCGGGCTTGCTGTGGGTGGCCTACGTCTTCGCCATCGTGCTGGGGCTGAGCCGCTCGTTCGGCATGGAGCTCGAGAACGAGGCTTTGTCGGGCCTTGCCCTCGCCCCGGTCGATCGCGGATGGATCTTCCTGGGCAAGGCGGGCGCCAACCTGACGCTGGTGCTGATCATGCAGGCCGTCGCGGCCTTCGCCTTCGCTCTTGCCTTCGGCCTCAACCTCTGGCCGGTCGCGCTACCGCTGGCCGGAATCGCCTTCCTGGGCGCGGTGGGCCTCTGCAGTCTGGGCACCCTGTTCTCGGCCATGGCCGTGCGCACCAGCAACCGGGAAATGATCCTACCCCTCCTCATGCTGCCACTGATGGTCCCGGTCCTGCTAGGAGCGGTCCAGGCGACCCGCGGGCTACTCGCGGAAGGTGAGCTCCCGTTTTCGGCCCTTCAGCTGTTGCTGGTGACCGACGGCGTGTTTCTGATAGTTTCGTTCCTCGGCTTCGAGTACGTCCTCGACGAATGA
- a CDS encoding NUDIX hydrolase, translating to MGCPGDHRRGDRGASSPARARRARGGRHRRVPDQQDHSLNRLLRLAQLLPDYAETAFRGAFGHRLPGRGSRQVAQAVIVGAEGVLLTVRSDLRGWELPGGTVDPGESPEAAVVREVREETGLTVEIERQVGSWTRTGFLPHAAWIFRCRPLGGVLTPSPETPRVAWWNPGELPGTLFPWYREPLAQGLAEAGPPVERHEHQGLRAIAAGMAIDLRMRLSDDEAR from the coding sequence ATGGGTTGCCCTGGAGATCATCGTCGAGGAGACCGTGGTGCGTCATCTCCTGCCCGAGCTCGTCGAGCTCGGGGCGGAAGGCATCGTCGAGTACCCGATCAACAAGATCATTCATTGAACCGGTTGCTCCGGCTGGCGCAGCTGCTGCCGGACTACGCCGAGACGGCGTTCAGAGGGGCTTTCGGGCATAGGCTGCCTGGACGCGGCTCGCGCCAGGTGGCCCAGGCCGTGATCGTCGGAGCCGAGGGTGTCCTGCTGACGGTCCGGTCCGACCTGCGCGGCTGGGAACTCCCCGGTGGAACGGTCGATCCGGGCGAATCACCGGAGGCCGCCGTGGTGCGAGAGGTGCGAGAGGAGACGGGCCTCACGGTCGAAATCGAGCGGCAGGTCGGCAGCTGGACCCGCACAGGCTTCTTGCCTCATGCCGCCTGGATCTTCCGGTGCAGGCCTCTAGGCGGAGTGCTCACACCGAGCCCCGAGACGCCGAGGGTGGCATGGTGGAATCCTGGGGAGCTGCCCGGCACGCTCTTTCCCTGGTACCGGGAGCCTCTGGCTCAGGGGTTGGCGGAGGCGGGCCCGCCAGTCGAACGCCACGAACACCAGGGCTTGCGCGCCATCGCCGCCGGAATGGCGATCGATCTGCGCATGCGCCTCAGCGACGACGAGGCCCGGTAG
- a CDS encoding SDR family NAD(P)-dependent oxidoreductase has product MGLLDGRVALVTGAGGGLGREHALALAREGAKVVVNDLGGSRDGSGGGQSMADDVVDEIKALGSEAVANYENVASVEGGERIVQSAVDAFGQLDICVNNAGILRDKTLSKTTEDLWDPVIAVHLKGTYAVSRPAFNHMKARGQGGVIINTSSTSGLNGNFGQANYGAAKAGIAGFTRCMAIEGQRYRIRCFILAPVALTRLTEDLPMMQDDSLKDRIAPGLVSPLVTYLASDLSKDQTNKTFYVGGGRIAEMKVVTAEGVTKKADGGLWTAQEIADQMDGILLPE; this is encoded by the coding sequence ATGGGATTGTTGGATGGAAGAGTTGCGTTGGTCACGGGTGCTGGTGGCGGACTGGGTCGTGAGCATGCGCTCGCCCTGGCACGCGAGGGTGCGAAGGTCGTCGTGAACGATCTGGGTGGCTCGCGGGATGGCAGTGGCGGCGGGCAGTCGATGGCCGACGACGTCGTCGATGAGATCAAGGCCCTGGGTAGCGAGGCGGTCGCCAACTACGAGAACGTGGCCTCGGTCGAGGGTGGCGAGCGCATCGTTCAATCGGCGGTCGATGCCTTCGGCCAGCTCGATATCTGCGTGAACAACGCGGGCATCCTGCGGGACAAGACGCTCTCGAAGACGACCGAGGATCTCTGGGATCCGGTGATCGCTGTGCATCTGAAGGGAACCTACGCGGTCTCCCGGCCGGCCTTCAATCACATGAAGGCGCGGGGGCAGGGCGGGGTGATCATCAACACCTCGTCGACTTCTGGCTTGAACGGAAACTTCGGCCAGGCGAACTACGGTGCGGCCAAGGCCGGGATTGCTGGATTCACGCGTTGCATGGCCATCGAGGGCCAGCGTTACCGCATTCGGTGCTTCATCCTGGCCCCGGTTGCGCTGACCCGGCTCACCGAAGACCTGCCGATGATGCAAGATGATTCGCTGAAGGATCGCATTGCTCCGGGCCTGGTTTCGCCGCTGGTGACGTACCTGGCGAGCGACCTCTCGAAGGATCAGACGAACAAGACCTTCTATGTGGGCGGTGGTCGGATCGCCGAGATGAAGGTGGTGACGGCCGAGGGTGTCACCAAGAAGGCGGACGGCGGGCTCTGGACGGCGCAAGAGATTGCTGACCAGATGGACGGGATTCTCCTGCCCGAGTAG
- the ccsA gene encoding cytochrome c biogenesis protein CcsA, producing MTADSSPSRAHTITTLLLIGCVATWAFLAWNAPIDRVQGVIQKILYVHVPMAIGTYLGFICTAVGGALYLWKGDERWDRFALSSAEIGVLFAVMMLISGPIWGKGTWGKWWSWDLRLTVTLLLFFVYVAYLLLRSFTEGSERAARFAAVYGIAGLTLIPLNYFAIKLAAGRSIHPENLGGDSLGAGMGWPFFMGMVAMVAVFAFLLVRRQEVGSLRAERNRQLALANREGVA from the coding sequence ATGACGGCAGACTCCTCCCCCTCTCGCGCGCACACGATCACGACGCTCCTGTTGATCGGCTGCGTGGCCACCTGGGCCTTCCTCGCCTGGAATGCACCCATCGACCGGGTGCAGGGCGTCATCCAGAAGATCCTCTACGTCCACGTGCCGATGGCCATCGGCACGTACCTGGGCTTCATCTGCACGGCGGTTGGAGGCGCCCTCTACCTCTGGAAGGGTGACGAGCGCTGGGATCGTTTCGCTCTTTCGAGCGCAGAGATCGGCGTGCTCTTCGCGGTCATGATGCTGATCAGCGGCCCGATCTGGGGCAAGGGCACCTGGGGAAAGTGGTGGTCGTGGGATCTGCGTCTCACGGTGACGCTGCTGCTCTTCTTCGTGTACGTGGCCTACCTGTTGCTCCGTTCCTTCACGGAGGGCAGCGAACGAGCGGCCCGCTTCGCTGCCGTCTACGGCATCGCAGGGTTGACACTCATTCCCCTCAACTATTTCGCGATCAAGTTGGCCGCCGGCCGTTCGATCCATCCGGAGAACCTGGGGGGAGACAGCCTCGGCGCCGGAATGGGCTGGCCCTTCTTCATGGGAATGGTGGCGATGGTCGCGGTCTTCGCCTTCCTGCTGGTGCGCCGCCAGGAGGTTGGCAGCCTGCGTGCCGAGCGGAACCGCCAATTGGCCCTGGCCAACCGGGAGGGAGTGGCGTGA